One Luteolibacter arcticus DNA segment encodes these proteins:
- a CDS encoding FKBP-type peptidyl-prolyl cis-trans isomerase: MKTISFALAGAAALFVAACDSKSDTSSNTSTSDSTSGSSTAGSSHEGSGAEESKPGKTGPREEKAKPEQKTTSSGLKYTVLKKGTGNVNPKASDTVTVHYHGTLLNGTVFDSSVDRAEPASFPLNRVIPGWTEGVQLMVVGDKFKFEVPANLAYGPQSPTPAIPPNSTLVFEVELLGIQ; the protein is encoded by the coding sequence ATGAAGACCATTTCCTTTGCCCTCGCCGGTGCCGCCGCTCTTTTCGTCGCCGCTTGCGATTCCAAGTCCGATACCTCCAGCAACACCTCGACCTCGGATTCCACTTCCGGCAGTTCCACGGCAGGCAGCTCGCATGAAGGGTCAGGTGCTGAAGAAAGCAAACCCGGGAAGACCGGGCCGCGCGAGGAGAAGGCAAAGCCGGAGCAGAAGACGACCTCCAGCGGACTGAAGTACACGGTGCTCAAGAAAGGCACCGGCAACGTGAACCCAAAGGCCTCCGACACGGTCACCGTCCACTACCACGGCACGCTGCTCAATGGTACCGTCTTCGATAGTTCCGTCGACCGGGCTGAACCCGCGAGCTTCCCGCTCAACCGGGTGATCCCCGGCTGGACCGAGGGCGTGCAGCTCATGGTGGTGGGCGACAAGTTCAAGTTCGAGGTCCCGGCCAACCTCGCCTACGGCCCACAAAGCCCGACCCCGGCAATCCCGCCGAACAGCACGCTGGTATTCGAGGTGGAGCTGTTGGGGATCCAGTGA